The following are encoded together in the Argopecten irradians isolate NY chromosome 5, Ai_NY, whole genome shotgun sequence genome:
- the LOC138322992 gene encoding zinc finger protein DPF3-like isoform X1, whose translation MAAAVNVNYSLLRKCMGGETLFKDMTEHTANFNSRLSLERKLRLPFLDSQTGVAQNHTNLWHPYRSRNPGNRYGQMYSYPALRWKKKKRLAFMTSSADVSVTKASDIETGEAGVVCSKDMHQISTVENPAIRGEMHVEDLEYKSESSKDRWYDEYENLSEPPDAGEIVDDQSDISDYEETYIKKKKKKSNRGRKKNTEKDLSAPEEKEKPYACGACGARYKTRPGLAYHYTHFHNGMLDEEVLPPTSPKPATRTSSRTANKSNNIDDKISANNYCDFCLGDSLENKKSNQPEELVSCSDCGRSGHPTCLQFTVNMIVSVKKYPWQCIECKSCGLCGTSDNDEQLLFCDDCDRGYHMYCLNPPLTEPPEGNWSCHLCIEEFHGGKKPAGMQ comes from the exons ATGGCCGCAGCAGTGAATGTGAATTATTCTTTGTTGAGAAAATG TATGGGTGGGGAAACTCTATTCAAAGATATGACAGAGCATACAGCAAACTTCAACTCCAGACTGTCACTTGAAAGAAAACTTCGACTGCCTTTCCTTGATTCTCAGACAGGGGTCGCCCAGAATCACACCAACCTGTGGCACCCCTACAGATCCAGAAACCCTG GCAACAGATATGGCCAGATGTACTCCTATCCTGCTCTACGCTGGAAGAAGAAGAAGCGACTGGCTTTCATGACATCATCAGCAGATGTCAGTGTTACAAAGGCCAGCGACATAGAGACTGGAGAAGCAG GTGTTGTTTGTTCTAAAGATATGCACCAAATCAGTACTGTTGAGAATCCTGCTATTCGAGGGGAGATGCATGTAGAAGATTTGGAGTACAAGAGTGAGTCGAGTAAAGATCGTTGGTATGATGAGTATGAAAACCTTAGTGAGCCCCCAGATGCTGGTGAAATTGTGGACGATCAGTCAGATATCAGCGACTATGAGGAGACTTACAtcaaaaagaagaagaaaaag TCGAATCGTGGCCGAAAGAAGAACACGGAGAAGGATTTAAGTGCTCCAGAGGAAAAAGAAAAGCCCTATGCTTGTGGAG CTTGTGGTGCTCGCTACAAGACGCGGCCAGGCCTGGCCTACCATTACACTCACTTCCATAACGGCATGTTGGATGAGGAGGTTCTTCCCCCCACTTCTCCCAAGCCCGCCACACGGACCAGCAGCCGTACTG cAAACAAAAGTAACAACATAGATGACAAAATCTCAGCCAACAATTACTGCGACTTCTGTCTGGGGGATTCCCTGGAGAACAAGAAGAGTAACCAGCCCGAGGAACTGGTGTCCTGTAGCGATTGTGGCCGATCAG GCCACCCCACCTGTCTACAATTCACGGTGAACATGATTGTGTCGGTGAAGAAATACCCCTGGCAGTGTATCGAATGTAAATCTTGTGGACTTTGTGGGACCTCGGACAATGAT GAGCAGCTGCTGTTCTGTGACGACTGTGACAGAGGATACCACATGTACTGCCTCAACCCTCCTCTTACTGAGCCCCCTGAGG GCAATTGGAGTTGTCATTTGTGCATTGAAGAATTCCATGGAGGAAAGAAGCCAGCAGGCATGCAGTGA
- the LOC138322992 gene encoding zinc finger protein DPF3-like isoform X2, with amino-acid sequence MAAAVNVNYSLLRKCMGGETLFKDMTEHTANFNSRLSLERKLRLPFLDSQTGVAQNHTNLWHPYRSRNPGNRYGQMYSYPALRWKKKKRLAFMTSSADVSVTKASDIETGEADMHQISTVENPAIRGEMHVEDLEYKSESSKDRWYDEYENLSEPPDAGEIVDDQSDISDYEETYIKKKKKKSNRGRKKNTEKDLSAPEEKEKPYACGACGARYKTRPGLAYHYTHFHNGMLDEEVLPPTSPKPATRTSSRTANKSNNIDDKISANNYCDFCLGDSLENKKSNQPEELVSCSDCGRSGHPTCLQFTVNMIVSVKKYPWQCIECKSCGLCGTSDNDEQLLFCDDCDRGYHMYCLNPPLTEPPEGNWSCHLCIEEFHGGKKPAGMQ; translated from the exons ATGGCCGCAGCAGTGAATGTGAATTATTCTTTGTTGAGAAAATG TATGGGTGGGGAAACTCTATTCAAAGATATGACAGAGCATACAGCAAACTTCAACTCCAGACTGTCACTTGAAAGAAAACTTCGACTGCCTTTCCTTGATTCTCAGACAGGGGTCGCCCAGAATCACACCAACCTGTGGCACCCCTACAGATCCAGAAACCCTG GCAACAGATATGGCCAGATGTACTCCTATCCTGCTCTACGCTGGAAGAAGAAGAAGCGACTGGCTTTCATGACATCATCAGCAGATGTCAGTGTTACAAAGGCCAGCGACATAGAGACTGGAGAAGCAG ATATGCACCAAATCAGTACTGTTGAGAATCCTGCTATTCGAGGGGAGATGCATGTAGAAGATTTGGAGTACAAGAGTGAGTCGAGTAAAGATCGTTGGTATGATGAGTATGAAAACCTTAGTGAGCCCCCAGATGCTGGTGAAATTGTGGACGATCAGTCAGATATCAGCGACTATGAGGAGACTTACAtcaaaaagaagaagaaaaag TCGAATCGTGGCCGAAAGAAGAACACGGAGAAGGATTTAAGTGCTCCAGAGGAAAAAGAAAAGCCCTATGCTTGTGGAG CTTGTGGTGCTCGCTACAAGACGCGGCCAGGCCTGGCCTACCATTACACTCACTTCCATAACGGCATGTTGGATGAGGAGGTTCTTCCCCCCACTTCTCCCAAGCCCGCCACACGGACCAGCAGCCGTACTG cAAACAAAAGTAACAACATAGATGACAAAATCTCAGCCAACAATTACTGCGACTTCTGTCTGGGGGATTCCCTGGAGAACAAGAAGAGTAACCAGCCCGAGGAACTGGTGTCCTGTAGCGATTGTGGCCGATCAG GCCACCCCACCTGTCTACAATTCACGGTGAACATGATTGTGTCGGTGAAGAAATACCCCTGGCAGTGTATCGAATGTAAATCTTGTGGACTTTGTGGGACCTCGGACAATGAT GAGCAGCTGCTGTTCTGTGACGACTGTGACAGAGGATACCACATGTACTGCCTCAACCCTCCTCTTACTGAGCCCCCTGAGG GCAATTGGAGTTGTCATTTGTGCATTGAAGAATTCCATGGAGGAAAGAAGCCAGCAGGCATGCAGTGA
- the LOC138322992 gene encoding zinc finger protein DPF3-like isoform X3 gives MAAAVNVNYSLLRKCMGGETLFKDMTEHTANFNSRLSLERKLRLPFLDSQTGVAQNHTNLWHPYRSRNPGNRYGQMYSYPALRWKKKKRLAFMTSSADVSVTKASDIETGEAGVVCSKDMHQISTVENPAIRGEMHVEDLEYKSESSKDRWYDEYENLSEPPDAGEIVDDQSDISDYEETYIKKKKKKSNRGRKKNTEKDLSAPEEKEKPYACGANKSNNIDDKISANNYCDFCLGDSLENKKSNQPEELVSCSDCGRSGHPTCLQFTVNMIVSVKKYPWQCIECKSCGLCGTSDNDEQLLFCDDCDRGYHMYCLNPPLTEPPEGNWSCHLCIEEFHGGKKPAGMQ, from the exons ATGGCCGCAGCAGTGAATGTGAATTATTCTTTGTTGAGAAAATG TATGGGTGGGGAAACTCTATTCAAAGATATGACAGAGCATACAGCAAACTTCAACTCCAGACTGTCACTTGAAAGAAAACTTCGACTGCCTTTCCTTGATTCTCAGACAGGGGTCGCCCAGAATCACACCAACCTGTGGCACCCCTACAGATCCAGAAACCCTG GCAACAGATATGGCCAGATGTACTCCTATCCTGCTCTACGCTGGAAGAAGAAGAAGCGACTGGCTTTCATGACATCATCAGCAGATGTCAGTGTTACAAAGGCCAGCGACATAGAGACTGGAGAAGCAG GTGTTGTTTGTTCTAAAGATATGCACCAAATCAGTACTGTTGAGAATCCTGCTATTCGAGGGGAGATGCATGTAGAAGATTTGGAGTACAAGAGTGAGTCGAGTAAAGATCGTTGGTATGATGAGTATGAAAACCTTAGTGAGCCCCCAGATGCTGGTGAAATTGTGGACGATCAGTCAGATATCAGCGACTATGAGGAGACTTACAtcaaaaagaagaagaaaaag TCGAATCGTGGCCGAAAGAAGAACACGGAGAAGGATTTAAGTGCTCCAGAGGAAAAAGAAAAGCCCTATGCTTGTGGAG cAAACAAAAGTAACAACATAGATGACAAAATCTCAGCCAACAATTACTGCGACTTCTGTCTGGGGGATTCCCTGGAGAACAAGAAGAGTAACCAGCCCGAGGAACTGGTGTCCTGTAGCGATTGTGGCCGATCAG GCCACCCCACCTGTCTACAATTCACGGTGAACATGATTGTGTCGGTGAAGAAATACCCCTGGCAGTGTATCGAATGTAAATCTTGTGGACTTTGTGGGACCTCGGACAATGAT GAGCAGCTGCTGTTCTGTGACGACTGTGACAGAGGATACCACATGTACTGCCTCAACCCTCCTCTTACTGAGCCCCCTGAGG GCAATTGGAGTTGTCATTTGTGCATTGAAGAATTCCATGGAGGAAAGAAGCCAGCAGGCATGCAGTGA